A genomic segment from Thamnophis elegans isolate rThaEle1 chromosome 3, rThaEle1.pri, whole genome shotgun sequence encodes:
- the PURG gene encoding purine-rich element-binding protein gamma isoform X1, with product MERGRGGGGGRSVGGSGLHRSIYSQSQQQYHYPASSSQAGCMEIQELASKRVDIQKKRFYLDVKQSSRGRFLKIAEVWIGRGRQDNIRKSKLTLSLSVASELKDCLGDFIEHYAHLGLKSSQSHRNDHANGKEQDSRRRQHHQLPSPPASVGSEEHLHSVLKTEYIERDNRKYYLDLKENQRGRFLRIRQTLIRGPGMIGYFGHSLGQEQTIVLPAQGMIEFRDALVQLIEEYGEGDIEERRSGGDDPPELPEGTSFRVDNKRFYFDVGSNRYGIFLKVSEVRPPYRNTITVPYKAWTRFGENFIKYEEEMRRIYNGHKEKRMDIRGDSGEEQEGLD from the coding sequence ATGGagagaggcagaggaggaggaggaggaaggagtgtggGGGGCTCTGGCCTACACAGGAGCATTTACTCCCAGTCCCAGCAGCAGTATCATTATCCTGCCTCCTCTTCTCAGGCGGGCTGCATGGAAATCCAGGAGCTGGCGTCCAAAAGAGTGGACATccaaaaaaagagattttatcTGGACGTGAAGCAAAGTTCCCGAGGCCGTTTTCTGAAGATAGCCGAAGTCTGGATAGGAAGAGGCAGGCAGGACAATATCAGAAAAAGCAAGCTGACTCTATCTTTATCAGTAGCTTCTGAGTTGAAAGATTGCCTGGGTGATTTCATAGAACACTATGCCCATTTGGGCTTGAAAAGCAGCCAGAGTCACCGGAATGATCATGCTAATGGCAAAGAACAAGATTCAAGAAGACGGCAACACCATCAACTACCCTCGCCTCCAGCTTCAGTGGGATCTGAGGAACATCTTCACAGCGTCTTAAAAACTGAATATATTGAAAGAGATAATAGGAAATATTACCTAGACCTAAAGGAGAATCAACGTGGACGTTTCTTAAGGATTAGACAAACCTTGATTAGAGGACCTGGCATGATAGGATATTTTGGTCACAGTTTGGGGCAGGAACAGACTATTGTCCTTCCAGCACAGGGAATGATTGAATTCAGGGATGCTTTGGTCCAACTTATTGAAGAATATGGGGAAGGAGACAtagaagaaaggaggagtggagggGATGATCCTCCTGAACTCCCAGAGGGGACTTCCTTCAGGGTAGACAACAAGAGGTTTTACTTTGATGTGGGATCTAACAGGTATGGTATTTTTTTGAAGGTAAGTGAAGTGAGGCCTCCATACCGTAACACCATAACTGTCCCATACAAAGCATGGACCAGATTTGGAGAAAACTTTATCAAGTATGAAGAGGAAATGAGGAGAATTTACAATGGCCataaagagaaaagaatggaTATCAGAGGAGACAGTGGAGAAGAACAAGAAGGTCTTGATTAG
- the PURG gene encoding purine-rich element-binding protein gamma isoform X2, producing MEIQELASKRVDIQKKRFYLDVKQSSRGRFLKIAEVWIGRGRQDNIRKSKLTLSLSVASELKDCLGDFIEHYAHLGLKSSQSHRNDHANGKEQDSRRRQHHQLPSPPASVGSEEHLHSVLKTEYIERDNRKYYLDLKENQRGRFLRIRQTLIRGPGMIGYFGHSLGQEQTIVLPAQGMIEFRDALVQLIEEYGEGDIEERRSGGDDPPELPEGTSFRVDNKRFYFDVGSNRYGIFLKVSEVRPPYRNTITVPYKAWTRFGENFIKYEEEMRRIYNGHKEKRMDIRGDSGEEQEGLD from the coding sequence ATGGAAATCCAGGAGCTGGCGTCCAAAAGAGTGGACATccaaaaaaagagattttatcTGGACGTGAAGCAAAGTTCCCGAGGCCGTTTTCTGAAGATAGCCGAAGTCTGGATAGGAAGAGGCAGGCAGGACAATATCAGAAAAAGCAAGCTGACTCTATCTTTATCAGTAGCTTCTGAGTTGAAAGATTGCCTGGGTGATTTCATAGAACACTATGCCCATTTGGGCTTGAAAAGCAGCCAGAGTCACCGGAATGATCATGCTAATGGCAAAGAACAAGATTCAAGAAGACGGCAACACCATCAACTACCCTCGCCTCCAGCTTCAGTGGGATCTGAGGAACATCTTCACAGCGTCTTAAAAACTGAATATATTGAAAGAGATAATAGGAAATATTACCTAGACCTAAAGGAGAATCAACGTGGACGTTTCTTAAGGATTAGACAAACCTTGATTAGAGGACCTGGCATGATAGGATATTTTGGTCACAGTTTGGGGCAGGAACAGACTATTGTCCTTCCAGCACAGGGAATGATTGAATTCAGGGATGCTTTGGTCCAACTTATTGAAGAATATGGGGAAGGAGACAtagaagaaaggaggagtggagggGATGATCCTCCTGAACTCCCAGAGGGGACTTCCTTCAGGGTAGACAACAAGAGGTTTTACTTTGATGTGGGATCTAACAGGTATGGTATTTTTTTGAAGGTAAGTGAAGTGAGGCCTCCATACCGTAACACCATAACTGTCCCATACAAAGCATGGACCAGATTTGGAGAAAACTTTATCAAGTATGAAGAGGAAATGAGGAGAATTTACAATGGCCataaagagaaaagaatggaTATCAGAGGAGACAGTGGAGAAGAACAAGAAGGTCTTGATTAG